The Aureispira anguillae genome contains a region encoding:
- a CDS encoding DUF2004 domain-containing protein has product MAIVEIPYLDEKLDSENLKEVYDGVLEIDGKKVSLDLWFQDSMCSIEELNKSINYLNNFKNVYQNAVHAIQDSFENKGEVRTLIEDHIEQFEAADKKILGIDEAMTPNDQIHHTYKKIHLSRIGLYPQTEEQFAILDFTISKAVTQYVFVVRTNSLGKVMEEVYVES; this is encoded by the coding sequence ATGGCTATTGTAGAAATCCCTTATTTAGACGAAAAGTTAGATTCCGAAAATTTAAAAGAAGTATACGACGGAGTATTAGAAATTGATGGAAAAAAGGTATCCTTGGATCTGTGGTTTCAGGATTCAATGTGCAGCATTGAGGAGCTTAATAAGTCCATAAATTATCTTAATAATTTTAAAAACGTCTACCAAAATGCCGTTCATGCCATTCAAGATAGCTTTGAAAATAAGGGCGAAGTAAGAACCCTCATCGAAGACCATATTGAGCAATTCGAAGCAGCAGACAAAAAAATCCTTGGAATCGACGAAGCCATGACACCCAACGATCAAATTCACCATACTTATAAGAAAATTCATTTATCTAGAATAGGACTCTATCCACAAACAGAAGAACAGTTTGCTATTTTAGATTTTACCATAAGCAAAGCAGTGACTCAATACGTCTTTGTTGTTAGAACAAACAGTTTGGGAAAGGTAATGGAGGAAGTCTATGTTGAAAGTTAA
- a CDS encoding aspartyl protease family protein produces MNKLLFAVLVLLFSSCSSSKLVLIATQGDLSQHEFNRQIDFYYKGGHIFIDVSLNDSSYTFLFDTGYEITMIDQSLSQALDFKPIKQYKTEGSSFKTQRIQYGFLSAVELDGISFQNIGIGIQDLSFIKSPFSDKRKIAGIIGTNILRKVYWQLNYNRKTIQFSDKLENLTFSSDALVCIMTPRNSTGWGYNNINVNLNNIHEEFIFDTGFSGSFMGNFELLDKLQSNDSRIKSNDNFVHIDQLTFGEVRLENVPLTIKKGVKNLIGNKFLEAFIVTIDWKNNTLYLSS; encoded by the coding sequence ATGAATAAACTATTATTTGCAGTATTAGTCCTATTATTCTCTAGTTGTTCCAGTTCTAAATTGGTTTTAATTGCTACCCAAGGTGATTTATCACAACATGAATTTAATCGACAAATAGATTTTTATTATAAAGGAGGGCATATCTTTATTGATGTTTCATTGAACGATAGTAGTTATACCTTTCTTTTTGATACAGGCTATGAAATAACGATGATTGACCAAAGTCTAAGCCAAGCACTAGACTTCAAACCCATTAAACAATACAAAACAGAGGGTAGTTCTTTTAAAACGCAAAGAATACAGTATGGATTTCTTTCTGCTGTAGAACTTGATGGCATTTCTTTTCAAAATATCGGCATCGGCATTCAAGATTTATCTTTTATAAAATCTCCCTTTTCGGACAAAAGAAAAATTGCTGGAATTATTGGCACCAATATTTTGAGGAAAGTTTATTGGCAACTAAACTATAACCGTAAAACCATTCAATTTTCGGATAAGTTAGAAAATTTAACCTTCTCTTCTGATGCTTTGGTTTGCATAATGACTCCAAGAAATTCAACGGGTTGGGGCTACAATAACATTAATGTCAATCTAAACAACATCCACGAGGAATTTATCTTTGATACAGGATTTTCTGGAAGTTTTATGGGAAATTTTGAATTATTGGATAAACTCCAATCCAACGATTCTCGGATTAAAAGCAACGATAATTTTGTCCATATAGATCAGTTAACATTTGGGGAAGTTCGTTTAGAAAATGTTCCATTAACGATAAAAAAAGGAGTAAAAAATTTAATTGGAAATAAATTTTTGGAAGCATTTATTGTGACAATCGATTGGAAAAACAATACACTATATTTATCATCATAA
- the bla gene encoding class A beta-lactamase, subclass A2, producing MDTLRQKIHTLLADKDATVGLAIIGSTPSDTLSINGDQPLPLQSVFKYHIALAVLNQVDKGALHLKEKIPISKADLDNNLWSPIRKKYPTGIDLPLEEILKYTVIYSDNVGCDLLLKLIGGPKVVEQYLHQAGITDLAIKYDEVTQQSVWERQYENWTTAKAANKALKVFFDNANQQLSPESHHFLWEVMKGSKTGKNCIRGYLPEDVVVAHKTGHSGKNEQGLTGAQNDIGIIFLPDGRHFYLSVLVSNSNETPSVNKKIIADIAKLTWDYFNKNSRSLTK from the coding sequence ATGGATACCTTAAGGCAAAAAATTCATACTCTATTAGCCGATAAAGATGCTACTGTTGGTCTTGCAATCATAGGCAGTACTCCTAGTGATACACTTTCTATCAATGGCGACCAACCGCTCCCCTTGCAAAGTGTGTTTAAATATCATATTGCTTTAGCGGTATTAAATCAAGTTGATAAAGGAGCACTTCATCTAAAAGAAAAAATCCCCATTAGCAAAGCCGATTTGGATAATAATTTGTGGAGCCCAATACGCAAAAAATATCCTACAGGTATTGATTTACCGCTAGAAGAAATTCTAAAATATACCGTTATTTATAGTGATAACGTAGGTTGTGATTTGTTGCTAAAACTTATTGGAGGTCCCAAAGTCGTGGAACAGTATCTCCACCAAGCTGGCATCACAGATTTAGCCATTAAATATGATGAGGTCACTCAACAAAGTGTTTGGGAGCGACAATATGAGAATTGGACAACAGCAAAAGCTGCGAATAAAGCCTTAAAAGTGTTTTTTGACAATGCCAATCAGCAGTTATCTCCTGAAAGTCACCATTTTTTATGGGAGGTAATGAAAGGTTCAAAAACAGGAAAAAACTGCATTAGGGGCTACCTGCCTGAAGATGTTGTGGTTGCTCACAAAACTGGACATTCAGGAAAAAATGAACAGGGACTAACTGGCGCTCAAAATGATATTGGGATTATTTTTTTACCAGATGGCAGGCACTTTTATTTAAGTGTTCTGGTGAGCAATTCTAATGAAACGCCTAGTGTAAACAAAAAAATCATAGCGGATATAGCCAAACTCACTTGGGACTACTTTAATAAAAATAGCCGTTCTTTGACCAAATAA
- a CDS encoding DUF1330 domain-containing protein, which yields MKDLGVKKVNKEEKNQIPAYMVAFVRVEDQETFNRIYLEKSVKIVEKYQGVTVAVADNPPPLEGTLPQGRLVILQFPSLEHAQGFYNDPDYQPLKKARMQISQSDSAVFERGF from the coding sequence ATGAAAGATTTAGGGGTAAAAAAAGTTAATAAAGAAGAAAAAAATCAAATACCTGCTTATATGGTTGCATTTGTACGGGTGGAAGATCAAGAAACATTCAATCGTATTTATTTAGAGAAATCTGTCAAAATTGTTGAAAAATACCAAGGGGTAACGGTTGCTGTTGCTGACAACCCTCCACCCCTAGAGGGGACACTTCCGCAAGGACGATTAGTAATTTTGCAATTTCCCTCTTTAGAACATGCGCAAGGTTTTTATAATGATCCCGATTATCAACCCTTGAAAAAGGCACGGATGCAAATAAGTCAAAGCGACTCAGCAGTATTTGAAAGGGGCTTTTAA
- a CDS encoding Crp/Fnr family transcriptional regulator translates to MKTIQIKKGHILQFKGDLNSSVYKVHSGLLRSYTIDKKGKEHIFMFAPEGWIIADSAEPDTPCDFFIDALEDATISITGKDFKAISPNITLLAKRIAVLQKRVIMLMSSSAIERYEHFIETYPDITQRVSQKMIASYLGITPEALSKVKGDQVRQKNDKLNS, encoded by the coding sequence ATGAAAACGATTCAGATAAAAAAAGGGCACATTTTGCAGTTTAAAGGAGATCTTAATAGCTCTGTCTACAAAGTTCATTCTGGTCTATTGCGTAGCTACACCATTGATAAAAAAGGAAAAGAACACATTTTTATGTTCGCTCCAGAAGGTTGGATCATAGCGGATTCTGCGGAACCTGATACGCCCTGTGATTTTTTCATTGATGCTTTAGAAGATGCTACAATTAGCATAACTGGTAAAGATTTTAAAGCCATAAGTCCCAACATTACCCTATTAGCAAAAAGAATTGCTGTCTTACAAAAAAGGGTCATCATGTTAATGAGCTCTTCTGCTATTGAGCGCTATGAACATTTTATTGAAACATATCCTGACATCACGCAAAGAGTTTCCCAAAAAATGATCGCTTCCTACTTGGGAATTACACCAGAAGCTCTTAGCAAGGTAAAAGGAGACCAAGTAAGGCAAAAAAACGATAAATTAAATTCTTAA